Proteins encoded within one genomic window of Dehalococcoidia bacterium:
- a CDS encoding amidohydrolase family protein, giving the protein MPVAFTKFVSQGGMSLNRFADITSTNAAKILGLYPRKGAIAPGSDADLVFIDPNIHKTLTLDDLHADSDYSIWEGFECEGYPVKTMLRGKVIVEDGKLVGSSSDGEWLPRKVSPETLARPVV; this is encoded by the coding sequence ATGCCTGTGGCGTTTACGAAGTTCGTGTCGCAGGGAGGGATGTCGCTGAACAGGTTCGCCGACATCACCTCGACCAACGCGGCGAAGATCCTGGGGCTGTACCCGCGCAAGGGCGCCATCGCTCCGGGCAGCGACGCCGACCTAGTGTTCATAGACCCGAACATTCACAAGACGCTGACGCTAGACGACCTGCACGCGGACTCCGACTACAGCATCTGGGAGGGGTTCGAGTGCGAGGGGTACCCGGTGAAGACGATGCTCAGGGGCAAGGTGATCGTGGAGGACGGGAAGCTGGTCGGCAGCTCGTCGGATGGCGAGTGGCTGCCTCGGAAGGTGTCGCCTGAGACGCTGGCGAGGCCGGTGGTGTGA